The following proteins are co-located in the Pyrococcus abyssi GE5 genome:
- a CDS encoding biotin--[acetyl-CoA-carboxylase] ligase translates to MLGLKTSVIGRTIIYFQEVASTNDYAKAENLEEGTVIVADRQIKGHGRLERKWESPEGGLWMSVVLTPRVSQEDLPKIVFLGALAVVETLREFSIDARIKWPNDVLVNYRKVAGVLVEAKGEKVILGIGLNVNNKVPDGATSMKQELGSEIPMLNVFKTLVKTLDSLYLKFLESPGKILERAKRSMILGVRVKVLSDGEVEAEGIAEDVDEFGRLIVRLDDGRVKKILYGDVSLRFL, encoded by the coding sequence ATGCTGGGTTTAAAGACCTCCGTAATAGGGAGAACAATCATATACTTCCAAGAGGTTGCCTCCACGAATGATTATGCAAAAGCAGAGAATTTGGAAGAAGGAACCGTTATAGTTGCCGATAGGCAGATCAAGGGGCATGGCAGGTTGGAGAGGAAGTGGGAGTCCCCTGAAGGTGGCCTCTGGATGAGCGTGGTTCTAACACCGAGGGTTTCCCAGGAGGACCTCCCTAAGATAGTGTTCCTGGGAGCCCTAGCTGTGGTCGAGACCTTGAGGGAGTTCTCAATAGATGCGAGAATAAAGTGGCCAAACGACGTTCTTGTTAACTACAGGAAGGTGGCTGGAGTTCTAGTTGAGGCTAAGGGGGAAAAGGTAATCCTAGGAATAGGGCTCAACGTTAACAATAAAGTTCCCGATGGGGCAACTTCAATGAAGCAGGAGCTTGGAAGCGAGATTCCAATGTTGAACGTTTTCAAAACACTAGTGAAAACCTTGGATTCTCTGTACTTGAAGTTCCTGGAATCCCCTGGGAAGATACTGGAGAGGGCCAAGCGGAGTATGATACTTGGCGTTAGGGTTAAGGTGCTTAGCGATGGGGAAGTTGAGGCTGAGGGAATAGCAGAGGACGTTGATGAGTTCGGCAGGCTTATAGTGAGGCTTGACGACGGAAGGGTTAAGAAAATCCTCTATGGAGATGTCTCACTTAGGTTCCTCTAG
- a CDS encoding 2-phosphoglycerate kinase: protein MIRVVEKGSDVALPFSRGILTRSITSVGIDVDLAYSIAIEVQEELTRKGKSIVTKDEIRKLTYQKLVEKGFKEEAKRYLFWRRFRKMKVPLLILLGGPTGVGKSTIATELAFRLGIRSVIGTDSIREVLRKVITPELLPTIHTSTFLAWKEIKGTTSGSPIIAGFESQVSAVAVGVNAIIERAKREGLNAIIEGIHVVPGFVDVKGEMTFMYMIVARSREDLEARFYERTRYSKRSANYYISHLDEIMEIQRYLIERARKFGVPVIENIELEKTIRAIMEDIMERTIEAMKKKGLDMLEEPK, encoded by the coding sequence ATGATAAGGGTGGTTGAAAAGGGAAGCGACGTGGCACTGCCTTTCTCCAGGGGAATACTTACCAGGTCGATAACCTCAGTGGGGATAGACGTTGACTTAGCTTACTCGATAGCCATTGAGGTTCAGGAAGAGCTAACGAGAAAGGGAAAAAGCATTGTTACAAAGGATGAGATAAGAAAGCTGACCTATCAGAAGCTTGTGGAGAAAGGCTTCAAGGAAGAGGCCAAGAGGTATCTGTTCTGGAGAAGGTTCAGGAAGATGAAAGTTCCCCTTCTAATACTCCTAGGAGGACCAACGGGCGTTGGAAAATCAACTATAGCTACTGAGCTTGCCTTTAGGCTTGGGATCAGGAGCGTTATAGGAACTGACTCAATAAGGGAGGTTCTCAGGAAGGTCATAACACCGGAGCTCCTCCCCACCATACATACGTCAACTTTCTTAGCTTGGAAAGAGATAAAGGGAACGACCAGCGGATCCCCGATAATAGCTGGCTTCGAGAGCCAAGTTAGTGCAGTGGCCGTTGGAGTTAACGCTATAATAGAGAGGGCTAAGAGGGAAGGACTTAACGCCATAATAGAAGGGATACACGTAGTTCCAGGGTTCGTGGATGTGAAGGGAGAGATGACTTTCATGTACATGATAGTCGCGAGGAGCAGGGAAGACCTTGAGGCGAGGTTCTATGAGAGAACCAGGTACAGCAAGAGATCCGCCAACTACTACATCTCTCACCTAGACGAGATAATGGAGATACAGAGGTACCTAATAGAGAGGGCGAGGAAGTTCGGGGTTCCGGTAATAGAAAACATCGAGCTCGAGAAGACCATCAGGGCAATAATGGAAGATATTATGGAGAGGACGATAGAAGCTATGAAAAAGAAAGGGTTGGACATGCTAGAGGAACCTAAGTGA
- a CDS encoding P-loop NTPase family protein, with product MRIALIDGEHYPDVNRWALEKLNVECAVFIGGMEKIGSIEDVERALNVKLYHDKDPFKALEKALEENDVEEVIDLSDEPVMTPELRFRIASYLLKRGIAYKGADFEFRPKEWIKLEVPSINIIGTGKRVGKTAIGGFVGRTLKERYRIVIVTMGRGGPEKPEIIRGDKITITPEFLVKIAEQGRHAASDHFEDALTAGVPTIGCRRCGGGLAGFTFLDVVKEGIEVAKTLKPELIVLEGSGASFANVLSDGFITVVSALQGERIKTYMYPLRISLADIVVVTMVEEVSEGEKIKRIIKEINPDADVHLTRFAPRLIGNVEGKAIVLTTSQESAKKMAKELERKGIEIAGYSGNLANRGRLREEMNRFNYDTVIVELKAGAVDVAIREALSNGKKVVFLDNEPVNVDGKNLKSAIKKLAERILHDKGG from the coding sequence ATGAGGATAGCCCTAATAGATGGGGAGCATTACCCAGACGTTAATAGATGGGCACTTGAAAAGCTGAACGTTGAGTGTGCAGTTTTCATTGGGGGAATGGAGAAGATAGGAAGCATTGAAGATGTAGAAAGGGCCCTCAACGTTAAGCTGTACCACGATAAAGACCCATTTAAGGCCCTTGAAAAAGCATTAGAAGAGAACGATGTTGAGGAAGTAATAGATCTAAGTGATGAACCCGTTATGACGCCCGAGCTTAGATTCAGGATAGCCTCGTACTTGCTCAAGAGGGGAATTGCATACAAAGGGGCAGATTTCGAGTTCAGACCAAAGGAATGGATAAAGCTCGAAGTGCCATCTATAAATATCATTGGAACGGGAAAAAGGGTTGGAAAAACGGCAATCGGAGGTTTCGTTGGGAGGACCCTCAAGGAAAGGTACAGGATAGTGATAGTGACGATGGGGAGGGGAGGGCCCGAGAAACCGGAGATTATAAGAGGGGATAAAATCACCATAACCCCTGAGTTCCTTGTGAAGATTGCCGAGCAAGGGAGACATGCAGCTTCAGATCACTTTGAGGACGCGCTAACCGCTGGAGTGCCGACGATAGGTTGTAGGAGATGTGGTGGGGGATTGGCAGGATTTACATTTCTAGATGTCGTCAAGGAGGGAATAGAAGTAGCCAAAACATTAAAACCCGAGCTGATAGTGCTCGAGGGTTCTGGAGCAAGCTTTGCAAATGTACTTTCCGATGGATTCATAACGGTCGTGAGCGCTCTGCAGGGGGAGAGAATTAAAACGTACATGTACCCACTTAGGATAAGCTTGGCGGATATCGTGGTAGTAACGATGGTGGAGGAGGTAAGCGAGGGTGAGAAGATCAAGAGAATAATCAAGGAAATAAACCCCGATGCGGACGTTCATTTAACTAGGTTCGCACCGAGGTTAATAGGTAACGTCGAGGGTAAAGCAATCGTCTTAACGACTTCCCAAGAATCCGCAAAGAAAATGGCCAAAGAGTTAGAGAGGAAGGGAATCGAGATAGCTGGCTACAGCGGGAACCTGGCCAACAGGGGAAGATTGAGGGAAGAGATGAACAGGTTTAACTACGATACCGTTATAGTGGAGCTCAAGGCCGGAGCGGTAGACGTTGCAATAAGGGAGGCCCTCAGTAACGGAAAGAAAGTCGTGTTCCTCGACAACGAGCCCGTGAACGTGGATGGCAAGAACCTAAAGTCGGCGATAAAAAAGCTCGCGGAGAGGATACTCCATGATAAGGGTGGTTGA
- the wtpA gene encoding tungstate ABC transporter substrate-binding protein WtpA, which translates to MRLGLKIASLAIVFLILGCLGGGETETGQKTAKLIIFHAGSLSVPFSQLESEFAKYAEKELGIKVTFQDEASGSVKAVRKVTDLGKKADIVAVADYTLIPQLMVPNYTDFYVLFATNEIVIAFTEKSKYADEMLKNPDKWYEILAREDVSFGFSDPNQDPCGYRSVMVMKLADLYYGKPIFETLVEKTTNIYANGTHIYAPKEIIVKDKRVVIRPKETDLVGLVESGSLDYFFIYKSVAEQHNLKYITLPNEINLKDFSKADFYKKVSITLGSTGKTIYAKPIVYGITVLKDAPNRELALEFLKFLLSEKGKEIFRENHQDFLTPPVAFGNVPEEIKGLVEIKE; encoded by the coding sequence ATGAGGTTGGGGTTGAAGATAGCAAGTCTGGCAATCGTATTCTTAATCCTGGGATGCCTTGGTGGTGGGGAAACTGAAACCGGGCAGAAAACTGCTAAGCTAATAATATTCCATGCAGGTTCTCTGAGCGTTCCCTTCAGCCAACTCGAAAGCGAATTCGCTAAGTACGCTGAGAAAGAGCTCGGCATAAAAGTGACATTCCAGGACGAAGCTAGTGGAAGTGTTAAGGCCGTTAGAAAGGTTACCGATCTTGGTAAAAAAGCCGACATAGTTGCGGTCGCTGACTACACCTTAATACCTCAGTTAATGGTTCCAAACTATACCGACTTTTACGTTCTCTTCGCGACGAACGAGATAGTAATAGCCTTCACGGAGAAAAGTAAATATGCAGATGAAATGCTTAAGAATCCTGACAAGTGGTATGAGATCTTGGCTAGGGAAGACGTTTCATTCGGTTTCAGCGATCCAAACCAAGATCCCTGCGGTTACCGTTCGGTAATGGTAATGAAGTTGGCAGATCTCTACTACGGTAAGCCCATCTTCGAAACCCTCGTTGAGAAAACCACAAATATATACGCCAATGGCACCCACATATACGCTCCAAAGGAAATAATCGTTAAGGACAAGAGGGTCGTAATAAGGCCCAAGGAAACGGATTTAGTTGGCTTGGTTGAGTCTGGAAGCTTGGACTACTTCTTCATCTATAAGAGCGTTGCTGAACAGCACAACCTCAAGTACATAACCTTGCCCAACGAGATAAACTTGAAGGACTTCAGCAAGGCCGACTTCTACAAGAAGGTCAGCATAACCTTGGGCTCAACGGGTAAAACCATCTATGCGAAGCCCATAGTTTACGGCATCACAGTTTTGAAGGACGCTCCTAACAGGGAGCTAGCCTTGGAGTTTCTGAAGTTCCTCCTCAGCGAGAAGGGGAAGGAGATATTCAGGGAGAACCATCAGGATTTCCTAACTCCCCCGGTGGCATTTGGAAACGTTCCGGAGGAAATAAAGGGGTTAGTGGAGATCAAGGAGTGA
- a CDS encoding DUF72 domain-containing protein yields the protein MIRVGTCGFCEGKRKYFKDFDTVEIQQTFYRIMQERTLRRWKEEAPEGFTFSIKAFQGITHPPSSPTWRRSNVKPSRNVGLLKPTSEVFHYWRLTLKEAEVLGARFILIQLPRSFKENEESFSNAEKFFNSIERKDFEIAVELRGWSEKGIKEFVREFDVIDVTDPLVRIPLHKGKVRYYRLHGRYEEGKIIYNHSYSDEELKKLRERVLGWNIEESFVFFNNVAMCKDAKRFKSLLDLH from the coding sequence ATGATAAGAGTTGGGACGTGTGGGTTCTGCGAGGGCAAGAGAAAGTACTTCAAGGATTTCGATACCGTTGAAATCCAGCAAACGTTTTACAGAATAATGCAAGAGAGAACGCTCAGAAGGTGGAAGGAAGAGGCTCCAGAAGGGTTTACGTTTTCAATAAAGGCATTTCAAGGAATAACGCATCCCCCGAGTAGTCCCACTTGGAGGAGAAGCAACGTCAAGCCCTCGAGGAACGTTGGTTTGTTAAAACCCACGAGCGAGGTTTTCCATTACTGGAGACTAACGCTTAAAGAAGCCGAAGTCCTTGGGGCTAGGTTCATCTTGATCCAGCTCCCCAGGAGTTTCAAGGAAAACGAAGAAAGCTTTTCCAACGCCGAGAAGTTCTTCAACTCTATAGAGAGGAAAGACTTTGAGATAGCCGTTGAGCTTAGAGGTTGGAGCGAGAAGGGAATAAAGGAATTCGTGAGGGAATTCGATGTCATAGACGTTACAGATCCCTTAGTTAGGATACCGCTACACAAGGGAAAAGTCAGGTATTATCGCTTACACGGAAGGTACGAGGAAGGAAAAATAATCTACAACCACAGCTACAGCGACGAGGAGTTAAAGAAATTAAGGGAGAGGGTTCTGGGGTGGAATATTGAGGAGAGCTTCGTCTTCTTCAACAACGTTGCGATGTGCAAGGATGCGAAGAGGTTCAAATCACTCCTTGATCTCCACTAA
- a CDS encoding MFS transporter: protein MRRTLGILMLILSAFLGTIAFRLSTPAIAFYTRDILKASMLSISLVSVSFILARAFSSLFSGLLLEKDKRLIYLGSVTMAGNALIVHLYPLTTSWIQVVGIKILNGLLNGISWPIAQFAIASASPDNVRARVTSVYFFLASVASVIGNYVYAQMAELTLKEQMMVASIFYLLTALSMFLAYYLLFNYVTPKRKGGNVEELHLDPRKVLVITSLIAIITAFASGEITYVYVSEALGLGKGTTAKLIGWTGFIATALSYVTSWRADVGKVREMVSLLSMLASLSPLLASIKTPITVFLGIFLALFSAQSFRPISRKVLVAYRRSSLAIGGLNAVQNVSTFLGGLFFGLAYSLGELHSIITVNLGLASFLPFSIALIIIGRKVKV, encoded by the coding sequence ATGAGGAGAACCCTGGGAATTTTGATGCTAATCCTCTCAGCCTTCCTGGGGACGATAGCATTTAGGTTGTCTACCCCGGCTATAGCATTCTACACGAGGGATATACTGAAAGCTTCCATGTTATCGATTTCACTCGTCTCAGTATCTTTCATTCTAGCGAGAGCCTTTTCCTCTTTGTTCTCCGGTCTACTCTTAGAGAAGGATAAGAGGCTAATCTATCTAGGCTCAGTAACAATGGCCGGAAATGCCCTGATAGTCCACCTATATCCCCTAACCACGAGCTGGATTCAGGTGGTTGGAATAAAGATTCTCAACGGACTTTTGAATGGAATCAGCTGGCCCATAGCTCAATTCGCGATAGCTAGTGCAAGTCCTGATAACGTTAGGGCTAGGGTTACCTCGGTGTACTTCTTCTTAGCCAGCGTTGCTTCAGTAATCGGGAACTACGTCTACGCTCAAATGGCCGAGTTAACTTTGAAAGAGCAAATGATGGTAGCATCAATCTTCTACCTGCTAACGGCCCTATCCATGTTCCTAGCCTACTACCTCCTCTTCAACTACGTAACTCCCAAGAGAAAGGGAGGAAACGTTGAAGAGCTTCACTTAGATCCCAGGAAGGTTCTAGTGATAACTTCGCTGATAGCCATAATAACGGCCTTCGCCTCTGGAGAGATAACCTATGTCTACGTCTCAGAGGCTTTAGGTCTAGGAAAGGGAACTACAGCCAAGCTGATAGGGTGGACGGGCTTCATAGCTACGGCCTTAAGCTACGTAACCTCCTGGAGGGCTGACGTTGGTAAGGTTAGGGAGATGGTATCCCTCCTCTCGATGCTGGCATCACTATCCCCACTCTTAGCCTCGATAAAAACTCCAATAACGGTCTTCCTGGGAATATTCCTGGCTTTATTCTCGGCCCAAAGCTTTAGACCCATCTCGAGGAAGGTCCTAGTGGCCTACCGTAGGTCTTCCCTTGCCATAGGTGGGCTGAATGCGGTTCAAAACGTATCAACTTTCCTGGGAGGTTTGTTCTTCGGTTTAGCTTACTCCCTGGGAGAGCTCCACTCAATAATCACGGTGAACCTCGGGCTGGCGAGCTTTCTGCCGTTTTCAATAGCTTTAATAATCATAGGTAGGAAGGTGAAGGTATGA
- the wtpB gene encoding tungstate ABC transporter permease WtpB — MGGRDYTLYLFAALGSFLIVYIALPIIVIFTKQALDFRMLVKTIHDPLVIEALRNSLLTATATALISLLFGVPLGYVLARKDFRGKSLVQAIIDVPIVIPHSVVGIMLLVTFSNAILDSYKGIIAAMLFVSAPFAINSARDGFLAVDEKLEHVARTLGASKLRTFFSISLPIALPSIASGAIMAWARGISEVGAILIVAYYPKTAQVLVMEYFNNYGLRASRPISVILMGISLGIFVVLRWLIGKAKS; from the coding sequence ATGGGGGGAAGGGATTACACGCTGTACCTTTTTGCTGCCCTCGGTAGCTTTCTAATAGTTTACATAGCCCTTCCAATAATTGTGATATTCACGAAGCAGGCCTTGGACTTCAGAATGTTAGTGAAGACAATTCACGACCCTTTAGTCATTGAGGCCCTCAGGAATTCCCTTTTAACAGCAACGGCAACCGCTTTGATTTCTCTCCTCTTCGGAGTTCCGCTGGGTTATGTCTTGGCAAGGAAAGACTTCAGGGGGAAGAGCTTAGTTCAGGCGATAATAGACGTTCCCATAGTAATTCCCCACTCGGTCGTCGGAATAATGCTCCTTGTAACGTTCTCGAATGCTATACTTGATAGCTATAAGGGTATAATAGCGGCGATGCTCTTTGTTTCTGCACCCTTCGCAATAAACTCAGCTAGGGATGGATTCCTGGCCGTGGATGAGAAGTTGGAGCACGTAGCTAGAACTTTAGGTGCTTCTAAGCTTAGGACGTTCTTCTCAATTTCCCTTCCCATAGCCCTCCCCTCAATAGCCAGCGGAGCGATAATGGCCTGGGCTAGGGGCATAAGCGAGGTAGGAGCGATACTTATAGTGGCTTACTACCCGAAGACCGCTCAAGTCTTGGTAATGGAGTACTTCAACAATTATGGATTAAGGGCATCGAGGCCGATTTCCGTGATACTCATGGGAATAAGCCTCGGGATATTCGTCGTTCTAAGGTGGTTGATTGGAAAGGCTAAGTCGTGA
- the wtpC gene encoding tungstate ABC transporter ATP-binding protein WtpC, translating into MLRVESVSKDYKEFKLRDISFDVKKEEHFIILGPSGAGKTVLLEIIAGIIEPDEGRIILNGVDVTSYPPEKRNLAYIPQDYALFPHMTVYDNIAFGLKLRRISRQEIDRKVKEISKVLGIEHLLHRKPRTLSGGEKQRVAIARALVIEPELLLLDEPFANLDVQTKSRFMTEMKVWRKELGFTSLHVTHSFEEAISLGDRVGVMLRGRLVQVGDVKEVFSNPVDEGVARFLGFENIIEGVAKGNILEANGVKITLPISVEGKVRIGVRPEDIILSTEPVKTSARNEFRAEVIGIEELGPLVRVNLKIGGITLKAFITRSSLIELGISEGREVYVSFKTSAIKVF; encoded by the coding sequence ATGCTGAGGGTCGAATCCGTATCCAAGGATTACAAGGAGTTCAAGCTCAGGGACATAAGCTTCGATGTTAAAAAGGAGGAGCACTTCATAATCCTGGGCCCTAGCGGTGCTGGGAAGACCGTTCTCCTTGAAATAATAGCGGGTATAATAGAGCCCGATGAGGGCAGGATAATATTAAACGGAGTGGACGTTACGAGTTATCCTCCAGAGAAGAGGAACCTAGCCTACATACCCCAGGATTACGCCTTGTTCCCTCACATGACAGTTTACGATAACATAGCCTTCGGCCTGAAGCTGAGGAGAATTTCAAGGCAAGAAATTGACAGAAAAGTCAAGGAGATATCTAAGGTTCTCGGCATAGAGCACCTCCTCCATAGGAAGCCAAGGACTCTAAGTGGAGGGGAGAAGCAGAGGGTTGCCATAGCTAGGGCCCTCGTCATCGAGCCTGAGCTCTTACTCCTAGATGAGCCTTTCGCTAACCTGGACGTTCAAACAAAATCGAGGTTCATGACAGAGATGAAGGTTTGGAGGAAGGAGCTCGGCTTCACTTCCTTGCACGTAACCCACTCCTTCGAGGAAGCGATAAGCCTCGGCGATAGGGTTGGGGTAATGCTGAGGGGGAGGCTAGTTCAGGTTGGCGACGTTAAGGAGGTCTTCTCAAATCCCGTGGATGAAGGGGTAGCTAGGTTCTTGGGCTTCGAGAACATAATAGAGGGGGTAGCTAAGGGTAACATCTTAGAGGCCAACGGCGTTAAGATAACCCTACCCATAAGCGTCGAGGGAAAGGTGAGAATTGGGGTGAGACCAGAGGACATAATCCTGTCAACTGAACCGGTTAAAACCTCTGCTAGGAACGAGTTTAGAGCTGAGGTTATTGGAATTGAGGAGCTTGGCCCCCTCGTCAGGGTTAACTTAAAAATAGGCGGGATAACGCTTAAGGCCTTCATAACAAGGTCTTCCCTAATTGAGCTTGGGATAAGTGAGGGTAGGGAAGTCTACGTGAGCTTCAAAACATCGGCAATCAAGGTCTTCTGA
- a CDS encoding biotin transporter BioY, producing MKAKEVSLVALFTALTAVGAQISISIGPVPLTLQVLFVVLAGLVLGPRLGFLSMLLYDVLGMLGFPVFAGFSGGIAHILGPTGGYIVAFPIASLIAGLGKGKVKYLTSLASLGVIYSLGWLRLSSFIGAEKALKVGVLPFILPDIVKILVAIAIVNRLNIRRP from the coding sequence ATGAAAGCCAAAGAAGTTTCGCTGGTCGCCCTATTCACCGCTTTAACGGCCGTGGGAGCGCAGATAAGCATCAGCATAGGGCCCGTGCCACTGACGCTCCAAGTCCTCTTCGTTGTTCTAGCTGGCCTTGTCCTGGGCCCTAGGCTCGGCTTCCTCAGTATGCTTCTCTACGACGTTCTAGGCATGCTTGGCTTTCCCGTCTTCGCGGGGTTCAGCGGTGGAATAGCGCACATTCTAGGACCCACTGGCGGATACATAGTTGCCTTTCCAATAGCTTCCCTAATCGCTGGGCTTGGGAAAGGGAAGGTTAAGTACCTGACATCCCTAGCCTCGCTTGGCGTTATTTATTCCCTGGGATGGCTAAGGCTCTCGAGCTTCATAGGAGCTGAGAAAGCCCTTAAAGTTGGCGTCCTGCCATTCATATTGCCAGATATAGTAAAGATCCTCGTGGCCATAGCAATAGTCAACAGGCTTAACATCAGAAGACCTTGA
- a CDS encoding biotin operon repressor — protein MRCIAPGPKFRILEMLKAGKRVSGELIARELGISRIAVWKHVKMLKSLGYEIDARRNGYRLVKIPDEPFPWELGVNYLYCLKVRSTMDSAWRNFGTYDGVIAKEQTKGRGRSDPWISLPGGLYLSACFPRISSVSMVETLANDIAESLSERYSLNVQAVEGKLFLNGKKLGGVLIEVRGNYKAVVGVGINVRNPVPRNFARLENASLREVAEIVIKVLQRYNRRERT, from the coding sequence GTGAGGTGCATAGCTCCTGGGCCAAAGTTTAGGATTTTAGAGATGCTAAAGGCGGGGAAGAGGGTATCCGGCGAGCTGATTGCTAGGGAGTTAGGGATTTCCAGGATAGCCGTCTGGAAACACGTGAAAATGCTTAAATCCCTTGGATATGAAATCGATGCGAGGAGAAACGGATATAGGCTGGTGAAGATTCCAGACGAGCCTTTTCCCTGGGAGCTAGGTGTGAACTACCTCTATTGCCTAAAGGTCAGGTCAACCATGGACTCGGCATGGAGGAACTTTGGAACCTACGATGGTGTTATAGCGAAGGAGCAAACTAAAGGTAGGGGGAGAAGTGATCCTTGGATTTCCCTTCCTGGAGGATTATATCTTTCAGCATGCTTTCCAAGGATAAGCTCGGTCTCAATGGTTGAAACTCTAGCGAATGACATAGCGGAGTCACTTAGCGAGAGGTATAGCTTGAACGTTCAAGCCGTTGAAGGGAAGTTGTTCTTAAACGGTAAGAAGCTGGGCGGAGTATTAATTGAGGTTAGGGGGAACTATAAAGCTGTCGTCGGCGTTGGCATAAACGTTAGAAATCCTGTTCCCAGGAATTTTGCGAGGCTAGAGAATGCGAGCTTGAGGGAAGTTGCTGAGATAGTAATTAAAGTTCTCCAACGATACAATCGACGGGAACGTACTTGA
- a CDS encoding RNA 2'-phosphotransferase has protein sequence MGKAQSVRFKVSKLMAYILRHDPWSFNLQPDEEGFVDLEEFVNAIRRVYPWVTKEFILDIVERDEKERYEVKEGKIRARYGHSYPVILDHKEDKESKTLYHGTIRENLEGIMREGIKPMKRQFVHLSLNYEDAYNTGRRHGSNVVVLMIDADCLRKKGFKILKAGKKVRIVKYVPVDCIVGEL, from the coding sequence ATGGGCAAAGCTCAAAGCGTGAGGTTCAAGGTCAGCAAGCTAATGGCATACATTTTAAGGCATGATCCATGGAGCTTCAATCTACAGCCAGACGAAGAAGGATTCGTCGACCTAGAAGAGTTTGTGAATGCCATAAGAAGAGTCTACCCCTGGGTTACCAAGGAGTTCATTCTGGATATAGTGGAGAGGGACGAAAAGGAAAGATACGAGGTTAAAGAAGGGAAAATTAGAGCCAGATACGGGCACAGTTACCCAGTTATACTAGACCACAAAGAGGACAAGGAAAGCAAAACCCTATACCATGGAACGATTAGGGAGAACCTGGAAGGGATCATGAGAGAAGGAATAAAGCCCATGAAGAGGCAGTTCGTTCACCTAAGCTTGAACTATGAAGATGCGTACAACACGGGTAGAAGGCACGGAAGCAACGTCGTCGTGCTCATGATAGATGCTGATTGCCTAAGGAAGAAGGGGTTCAAGATTTTGAAGGCCGGAAAGAAGGTTAGGATAGTCAAGTACGTTCCCGTCGATTGTATCGTTGGAGAACTTTAA
- a CDS encoding R.Pab1 family restriction endonuclease: protein MTSVEASVSFENGKIVVRLPITRPTSKIRVKKIENGVGIPVSTRKKSFPSDENLRDYYIEWQISYARDGKYDYELSRMVRLAHEHGILTYNDIYELLKFADDVKSYLEDKGIRRESTNEELYGFNIYEDVYPVAKKELPSGEFIGIVLKHKQRAVGYQSMVYVCIPLTNVEPSLAGRVARRNEVVKYEVPVDLMKELLKAFIIASETHKNDIVKFLRSIIGTS, encoded by the coding sequence TTGACTAGTGTAGAAGCGAGTGTTTCTTTTGAAAATGGGAAGATCGTAGTTAGATTACCAATAACGCGTCCTACATCAAAAATTAGGGTGAAAAAGATTGAGAATGGAGTCGGAATTCCTGTATCGACAAGGAAGAAGTCTTTTCCATCTGATGAAAATCTAAGGGACTATTACATTGAATGGCAGATATCTTATGCGAGGGATGGAAAATATGATTATGAGCTATCTAGGATGGTTAGGTTGGCACATGAGCATGGCATCCTTACTTATAATGACATTTATGAGCTTCTGAAATTTGCTGACGATGTTAAGTCATATCTTGAAGATAAAGGGATAAGGAGAGAAAGCACCAATGAGGAGCTTTATGGATTTAATATTTATGAGGACGTATATCCTGTTGCTAAAAAGGAGTTACCTTCTGGAGAATTTATTGGGATAGTGTTGAAGCATAAACAGCGTGCTGTAGGTTACCAATCTATGGTTTATGTGTGTATTCCTCTTACAAATGTTGAACCGAGTTTAGCAGGTAGAGTTGCGAGGCGTAATGAGGTTGTTAAATATGAGGTCCCCGTGGATTTGATGAAAGAATTACTGAAGGCATTCATCATAGCGTCAGAGACTCACAAGAATGATATTGTTAAATTTTTGAGGAGTATTATCGGCACTTCATAA